attttttgatattttcttatAAACTGAAACGCGATATCGacctaaaggctcaatattaaatagtaaatcaGGAGAACAGGTTAGTAACtccttacttttggtacgatcatgacgtgctaaaggttagggtgttacagcCTACATGCGTTAGGCTCCTTCTTATTAACAAATAAGAGTTATAGCTAGTTTTCGTGCTGAATTTTTGCTATAAACCATCGTTGTGGCATAAATGTAGGGCTTGTACGTAAGATTGAAGGCAGCAGCAGCAGAACATAAGGCAGCAGCAGCAGAAGACAAGGCAAAGATACAGATCATGGAGAACCTGGTGAAATACATCATCCAACAGCAAGAACATACTTTACCACCTGAAATTGATGCACAGCTTAAGTCTTTGGGGAGTGGAGCAAAATAAGGATCTTAAgtacaattttttttcctttgtgaaCAGTATACTTTGAGAAGTATTTGttattaactatttttgttTGGGGTCTATAAATATCAGTTAGAATACCACATCATTGTGTTTTAAgtcaagtattttttttactgtaATTACAAACATAATCAGTTAAATTAATACGTAAcatgttaaaattaaaagattttttaaatattgattgtgatataaaaacaaaattcaaataatcaatttaaatcaaaataaaattgaacttTTAGCGGCGGTTACTATGGGACGACACAAAATCCTaactttaacaaaattaaatagcgGCGATTATCTACCCGCCGCAAAATCGGTGTAAAATCAGTTCTAAAAGATAGCAGCGGTTGCTAACCTCCGCAAAATGTTTTCGACGCTAAACACAGTTTGGCAGCAGTTATTCCGGCGATCGTAAAAAATCGCCGCTAAAGGTTTACCGGCGCCCTTACTAGCAGCGGTCAAAAAACCGCCGCCATTTGAGGTTTCAACCGCCATCATCTGCCGCATTTGTTGTAGTGTAAAAACAGATTTGATATTGATATGTATTTTTTGACTTATTTAATGACATTTTGTCGAACACTTAGAGAGAACTTTCCTTCTTCGAGCTATTAACGTAATTCTAGCTCACTCATGGGACGTAAGCATATCTAACTTTTACaggaaaaaaatatatgcataaattttttgtgaaaatgtgTATTTTTAACTGACTGGCATTTTCTATTTCGACGCACCTCCATGGCGAGGACTTGTGGAATTACTTTTCTTAGAATTATTTtagttgattttgttttttggaGTTTTGGTTcgttcaatataaaaaaaaaaaacattttaattttgtattttatatacacatatttaatattttttagcaaCATTATTTACACAATTAAATTGGTATTTATTCTAAATATCaacttaaattcaaatttaaaaagagGAATAAGTAAAAGTGAACAAAAGTTataatttaattcataattGTAAGTTAGATGTTTAAAATAGAACACCGCTTTAGATATGAAAATTGCATTATTCTTTAATCATAATCTTAGTAGACGAATTCTGTCTACTTGTCTCTTATTTGATTTCATGGTTGCTCATCGCTTGTTTATTGCTTTTTTATATTGTTCTGTTGGATACTTAATGACATGTGTAACGGTATCAGGAAAGGAAGGCTATGGTCCGGATAGAAGaatatcatataatatataaaattattgtcGAATTTCTTGCGTAACTGTCAGGATGGCCGAGTGGTCTAAGGCGCCAGACTCAAGTTCTGGTCTTCGTGAGAGGGCGTGGGTTCAAATCCCACTTCTGACATATTTTTGTTTCTCAGTTTTGGCTGGGCCGAAACAAGTTATTCTTAACATAGGAATTAGGAAATCATTGTACCCAAGGAAAAactccaaaaaataaaacaatcattTGGTTTTTGTTGAACCAGTGGGGCCGGAgcccaaaagacaaaattacATCAAAGAGTTCTCTTGGAGCATAAAAATTCACTATCTGATTCTAACAAGTGTGTTTTTTGACCTTTTCTTTTGACCCACAACAACTGTTTTAATCTGGTGGTTAAGCCAACCAAACATTATTACGAACTTATCACGCCATATGATCTTCCAAACCCAGGAAAAAGCTGTAGGGTCTTAGACCACTATTCTTTGTGTTTGTACTTCGGATGAGTGACATTCCATTCTTCCAAAAGACAAAATACGTTACAGACATTTATGAATGAAGTGTCTTTATActtattaatttgtttatttgaGTATCATTACTTGATTATACATACATCATGTAATGtaagaaaattgaaagaaataatAAGTTATAAATCTACCAGCGGCTAATTTACTGCGTACATTTTTCACTTTCCACATCCTATCAACTGAGCAGCTAATTAAGTAGATAACTTAAAGTTATTGCAAGCAAATCACCAATCTTCCTTTGTTGGCAGAAAGGAACAATACATCATTCGAGTTGCACTATATAATCTACAGTTCTTCATGAACAACCTTTTGGTCTGGTCTACCTGAACATGCTTTTGATCTGCTTAAGCTCTCTATCCAAACACCATCAGCTATTACTGCATCAGTGTCATTGTTGCGGTGCCATGACCAGTATGCACGTGTTTCGTCTACTATTTTCAACCTTCCATGGCCAAAGCTTGGCTCCCGGTACAACGACAGTGGACTTGGAGGGCTTTTAAAACTATCATCGCCAATCAATCAAATGtatacataaagaaaattacaCTTAATAAAGTAGTTAAAGAGgtgtgaaaaatattttctttaaaaacaaATCTAGCTacttattatcatcatcacttgaaaataaaaaattaaaaaccctagaaaagtaTGTAACAATAATCTCTTTCcacaataatatgaaaaatgttagggagttaatttttttacatcaaagtcatttttttttaaaattaatttatttatgttaaattttaaattctaaattataaattcttaactcTCAAACTTAAGATCTcaaacttaaataattttaaatcttaagttgtaaaaaaaatgaaaaataaaaaaaaatagataatattaactaataaaagattagttattttattttctcttatacTATATGCTATAGGGGGAAAAAACCATCTTACTTCAATGCAAGGCCTTCACGATTTCCTCCATCACCAACTGTCACATATATTGGACCACAGGAATCAGCTTTGTTGTCATAAATTCGAGTCTGCAGGAAGAATCAACAAAACATTTCgtaaaaaaactataaatactTGAATGGAAAAAATTGTAATAAGAAAGAATGACATACAAATCGTTCATAGGCATGAACATGTCCAGCAAAAACCAAGTCAACCCGTGCTTGATAGAGCAAATCCTCCATAACTTTCCTCATACTCTCACCTTCACCTTGGTGTGCCTCATTAGTATTATACCAAGGCGCATGCAACAACACAATCACCCAAGGCGTCTTGCTCCTATCGATGTTAGCCAAATCGTTCTGAAGCCACGTGTACTGCTCTGATTGGGCGTCGAAGTCCGTGTAGGAACCGAGCATGATGACGTGGGTGGAAGCAACCTCGAAAGAGTAGTATAGATTTGAAGTTGATCCGCTTTCTTGAAACGGCATCGCCCACCTTGCGTTGTAAGCTTTGAAGCCGTGAGGGTAGATGATGGGGAAAATCTCCATCTCGTGGTTTCCTTCAGTAACCATCCATGGCCTTTTGCTGGCGTATGGTTGCACCAAACGGCCGAAGGAGTCCCATAGAGGTTGCTGTGTATCGGCGTACGATAAGTCACCTGGTAATAGGAACACGTCGTAGTCGCTACTATCCACGTGTTTTAACGTCGATGCTGTCCATTCCGTTTGTCCCAAGTCCCCTACACATATACGGTAAATTATTCCTCCAACAGATTCGAAAATGTCCAAATCTAATTACTGTTGTTACATTAGTATGACAATGTGCAAAGTAGGATTTATGAAACTAGTCCTCAGCCTTTAATTTCACCAGCGCTCACCTTATCATGACCTCCGGTTccagtttaaaaattaaagcaaaaactATTCCAAAAAGAGTAAAGCTAGGGAACCAAAAGCATATCA
This portion of the Arachis duranensis cultivar V14167 chromosome 6, aradu.V14167.gnm2.J7QH, whole genome shotgun sequence genome encodes:
- the LOC107493938 gene encoding purple acid phosphatase 22, whose protein sequence is MYSFSSSVSAIPLYNKNGCSSSITTFKKLSFTTCCSYKLKKLSLSINNPCYNNNNINIMSKCLKSIATFPLLIHTLLCFLLFPQPLLSHDISGFVRLPARPTIITPHQLSESEPQQVHISLVGRDKMRVSWITEGKHTKSVVEYGTKSGEYSKKATGKHTSYQYFFYNSGRIHNAVIGPLEPSTTYFYRCGGSGPEFSFKTPPPKLPIEFVIVGDLGQTEWTASTLKHVDSSDYDVFLLPGDLSYADTQQPLWDSFGRLVQPYASKRPWMVTEGNHEMEIFPIIYPHGFKAYNARWAMPFQESGSTSNLYYSFEVASTHVIMLGSYTDFDAQSEQYTWLQNDLANIDRSKTPWVIVLLHAPWYNTNEAHQGEGESMRKVMEDLLYQARVDLVFAGHVHAYERFTRIYDNKADSCGPIYVTVGDGGNREGLALNFKSPPSPLSLYREPSFGHGRLKIVDETRAYWSWHRNNDTDAVIADGVWIESLSRSKACSGRPDQKVVHEEL